In the Castor canadensis chromosome 1, mCasCan1.hap1v2, whole genome shotgun sequence genome, atttccctttctttttttgtctttctacttttaattttatgactaTTACCACAGTCTTTCCACTTGAATGTGGTAGGTTCTAGTAAAGGGAAAATGATGGGCCTATTGAAACATCTATGCTATAGGTAGCAAGTAGTTACAGGTACAGAGCTACAAGGAATGAACCGCACAGGTAGAAAATCCCTGGTACATACATATCATATTGTGTACACGCTATTGCTTTCAATTAAAGAAGGataagtaaatattttgtttgaagttttttctttttttttctttttgaggcagtCATAATATGTAACCATCACTGGTTGACCTGGAATTCATTATGAAGCCTAAGCTGGTCTCCGACTTGTGATCCTCCCAGCTACAGAGTAATGGGTTAGGAGGCTCAGTTTCTACTCAATATCTCAAAGATGATGTTGTTCTCATATGCTCCATTGAGTGAGGGAAGGCATAGAATCTGGTGAATCAGAAGTAAATGAAAACCAATGATTTGCCTTCAGAcattaagaaaatacatttaggCTTGATGtggaggtgcatgcctgtagtcacAGCACTTCAAAATTTaggttgggaggatcattgtttggGGGCTGTCTGGGTTACATACTGAGTTCCAGAtatcctgggctatgtagcaaaagGGGAAGCTTTAGTGTTTAACTTTACctcttgtcagcatttgttgtagCTACTCTCAAAATGACCCCACTCCAATGTAGCATGCCAATCAGGATTTCATATCTTCTGTGAACCACTTATTTTAATCTGGAATGATTCTTGGTTTCGTTTCTGATGAACATATGTATTGGAAGCAAAGTTGCTTGAATTCtgagacaagttttttttttcactttctgaaaatcattgtttttaaatttaactttgcatttttaaaattaaaaacccaattggggttatgatatatatatatatatatacatggaattatcacaaggaaactccctgtgtagctacctttatctcaaacaagcaaaaatatcattggtttcttttttcttctacaaaattggagaacaggagggcagacagATCCTGCCCaagggaggttggtaccagtggtattggggaggtggtggggaaatgcagtaggaagatgaatatggtgtaaaaatgtacacacatgtatataaatgcaaaaatgatacctgttgaaatgattccaggagtggggggagaggggataaaggagagccgtggagagggtaaattcaagtataatatatttgatacagtgtaagaacttttgaaatgccacaatgtattccctgagcacaataaaaaaaagaaatagttaagaaataaataaaggaaagcaggaaaactaagaaaatagaagaagCTGATGAATAGGACACAGGGCAAGATTAGGACAGTGCATCAGAAAGGCAAAAGAGAGAATGGGACAGGGCATAAGGATGAAATGGGGAAGTAGCCTACTGGTGggctacttggtaggcaagtgctctacttgatccacacccttagcgtttttgctttagtttatttcacAGGTAGGGTCCTGtggtttttgtctgggctgacctttgATGGTAATCTTCAAACCTCCACCGCTCATACAGCTTGAATTACTGGTATGTGCCACATTCCTGTCCTAAGTTTCTCTAAAGTTACATTAAGAAATACATCTAGTACTACAGTGGCTTGAGAAAGTTTAATTTCAAGAGTATCtttaattttaagtttaatttaatttaattttgtgctGGCATTGCTGTGAATGCAATGTTCATTacataaaaatcttaatttcaaAGACATAATTAATGACTGTTGAAATGaaggtaaatattttttctaagtaAACGTATATTAATTCATGAATTTCATTAATCTCTTCTCTTGGTGGAAATGAGGATTGAACTTGTGTTTTATGCTTACAATGTGGACTCTCATTACTTGAACCACAACtgtagtccatttttctctggttgttttagaggtgggatcttgtgaactatttgctcagactgacctcaaatcTCATTCCTCcagatccctgcctcccaagtagctaggattacaggcacgagtcacAGGCATCCAGTTCATGTGTCATTTTATATGTTTTGAATAGAATTAGCAGACATATATAATCCTGTATATGAAAAACATGCTGTTTTGTAATCAAATTCTAGCTTTAAAAATTGCCCGTTTCATATTACTAGGttcattttttgctgttgttgttttgaaacagggtcttaccaTGTATCCCAGGCAAGGCTGAGTTCATCTTAATATTATACATTGCAACAGGTTTATAGCCAGGGCAATTCTTGTATTCAAGAACAAATATAAACATCCTTGTTTTAGACATCTGTTTTGCAGGTAGTGTTATGGAAGGTGCCTTTGGGCATGGTGTTTCCATCAGTCACTAGAGACACCACGGTCAACATTGAAAGATTTTGCGGTAGGAAGGCAGAGATTATAAACTAGACAGTTCAAGAGAATATGTGTGAAAGTGAAGAGAAAATTTCACATGGCCAGAAGATTCATTATTGTTTTTCTGCATAAAAATATTTAGGACTTATGCATAGATGATATCAAGTCTTATGTTTTGGGCTTGTCatcataaagaagaaaagcatCTTTTGAGAGAGTCCAAGATGCCACCATTACTGGGCACCACCGTCGATAATGCAGTGTCACGGGTAATGTTGCAGCTGGTGTTGAATAATGCTTTTGGGGAACTGCAGATGCAAGAAGATCTACATAATTTCAACTAAACATGTTTCAGAGTTTCACAGTGCTGCCAACAGCAGCAGCATTGCTACACTTTCTTCTGGGGGAAGAAAATGTAAGTCCAAGTGTCTACCATAGACCTCACTTGTATGTCTCATGAGTTTCCAAAGTCAAAGTGTCTCAAAGAAGTACTTCTGGATCTCACTCCCAACCCCCACCTGCTTTTGCAGTGAAGCTCCATGCTGTTTCTCAGACCACGGGAacatgtttcttcttcttttcttttggaggtagtggagtttgaactcagggtctcatgtttgttaggcaagtgccacttgagccattccatcagttTGGAACCATGTTTTAAATATGCTCCTTCTCCAATCTCCTAATCTCAAAATTCAGAGGATAGAACCACAACAGAATTAGTGACAAACATACATtcatcatttattaaatattcattCAGGCATTTAATTAGCAAATATTGATTGGACTCTACCAAATGCCAAGGTCTGTTCTGGGTGTTGAAAGTATAGCAGTGAATGTTATAGTTAAGAATTTCTGCTCTTATGTTGCTTATGTTTTGTGAAAGTTGTATAACTGAACTAATGAATGAGTAAAATTTATGGTCATTAGACTTTAATAAATGCTATGtagatcagagaacaggaagcccCTAGTAAATTGTGTTTGGGGGAAATATTGTTGGATACTATGTAAAATATTATGGTTAGAGAAACCCAATGAATCTGAAAGAGAGAAATATGTGGGcagaggaaataaacaaaaagtctTAGAAAAAGGGATGTGGTTGGTGTTTTTGTCAAATTGCTAAGAAGATGTTTAGATAGATTTGAGTAAAGAAGAGGGTGGATAGGCAGATGTATGACCTGGTACACTCTTGTAACAATTTGCTTTGCATTTGAATGAGTTGTGAAGCTCTTCAGAGCTGTTGTGTATAGCAGTGATAAAATTGGCTCTACCTATTTTAAGTGGTCACTTTGGCTTCTATGTTTGGGCTAAACTTAGGGAACCAGGAACAGAAGAAAGGAGACAATCACCCCACCTTCAAGAGGTGAGTACCATAATCTAGAATAGAGATGAGGTGACTTGGGTTTGTGTATTACTAATTGTGAAAAATAATGGGATTCTGAAACTTACAGGATTTGTTGATAGTTCAGGTATAGGTTATGAGGGAGGTAAGGTTACCATCAATGTTTTGAACTTAAAAACTGTAACTATAGTGTATACATTAACTGGGTTAGAGAAGCCACAAAGAATTATACTTGCTATTCCATAAATAAACATAGAAGTTTTATATTGGCTACTCTGGTCCATGATGATCCAGGTTTTAGTTATAgcttttttgtactttttgttgtttgcttataAAGGCAGGCTCTCCATATGTAGACCAAgctggctttttgagcttggcttactttgtttaacataatgatctccagtgttacttatttttctaaaaatgacaatttaattatttaaagttcagtaaaacttcattgtgtttatataccacattttctttatctgttcatctgttggTGGGCACCTAGCCTGATTCTGTAACTTGGTTATCGTAAGTAGTGCTGTAGTAAACTCAGGTgagcaggtatctctattgtaggttgacttacattcctttgagtgtAAGCACAGTAGAGACGTAGCAGGATCATATAGTTATTCTACTGTTAGTGTTTTCAGGACTTACATACTAAATTCCATACTCGCTgcagtaatttacattcttaccaagatttttttttcttttgttattcatatatgcatacaaggcttgggtcatttctcccctctacccccaccccctcccttactacccactccgccccctccctctcccccctaccccctcaatacccagcagaaagtattttgcccttatttctaattttgttgtagagagagtataagcagtaataggaaggaagaagggtttttgcttgttgagataaggatagctatacagggcattgactcacattgatttcctgtgcgtgtgtgttaccttcttctagattaattctttttgatcaatcttttctctagttcctggtccccttttcctattggcctcagttgcttttaaggtatctgctttagtttctctgcgttaagggcaacaaatgttagctagttttttaggtgtcttacctatcctcaccactcccttgtgtgctctcgcttttatcatgtgctcaaagtccaatccccttgttgtgtttgcccttgatctaatgtccacatataagggagaacatatgatttttggtcttttgggccaggctaacctcactcagaatgatgttctccaattccatccatttcccagtgaatgataacatttcgttcttcttcgtggctgcataaaattccattgtgtatagataccacattttcttaatccattcgtcagtggtggggcatcttggctgtttccataacttggctattgtgaatgtgtTAAGGGGGTCATTTTTCTGGGCATTATTGCCAGCATTTGCTATTGTTAGTTTCCTAAATGATAACCATTcttactggggtgagatggactgtcaaaattattttgatttacatttctttatggctaagtaagTACGTTGGCTATTTGTACCTCTTTTAAGAGCTgactgttcaatttatttgcctatttattgattggattatttcttccttcagtgtttaattgtttgagttctttatatattctggatattaatatcTTGGCAGAtaaatagctggaaaagatttttttctgttatgtaAGTTGTCTCTTCATTCCGGTAATTGtctcctttgatgtgcagaatttttttaatttgatgcaatccccatttgtcaattctcacTATGATTTCATAAGATATTTTAGTCCTCTTCAGAAAGTCACTGCGTATGCTtatgtcttgaagtgttttcctatAAAAGTTTCACAATTTGAGGTTTTTACACTAAGGTCTTCAACCCATTTAGTGTTGACTATTGTACAgcatgagagatagggatctagttttagtcttccaTGTATTAATATTCAATATTTACAGCACTACTTGAAGAAACTTTTTCCAATGCTTATTTTCAGCACCATTGTTGAAAGTCAGATGGCTGTTAATTGTGTGAGTTTATGTCTGTTTCCTGTATTATATTCCAGTGGTCTATgtgtttaaaagttatttttaatgttaccTTTATTGTTCCAAAGCTATGAATTGTGCCCATCACCCACACTTCTTTgagtatttatttttccatctccACAGGCTCCACTTAGAATTCAATCAGAAGCAAATTAGGTCTTGATGTTTGATTTATCAAAGATTCATAGCCCCTTATCTGGGTAGTGTGGTGGGAGATGATATATAGATTTCCTTAGTCTCTTCTAGAAAAGCGTGGAATGGAAGGAGTAGGTGTCTTTGGATTAGAAGGAAGGTATATAGGTCACATGATGAGTTATGTGATATATAACTGATATTAGATAACAGGTATTACATAACTGAATATCTCTTCCTTCCAATTGAGATTTTGGAAATTCTTCATCcagaaaagcaaagcaagaaCACAATTACTTTTGGATGTTACCCACATTTTTTCAGTAATTTCAGAATCCCTTGTTTAATCTTCTGGGTTCGTACTCCATAGACAATGGGGTTCAGAGCTGCAGGAATGACATGATGCAGGACATTAAGTAAGATAGGGATATCAGGGGAAACTTTGTTCTTGGCCACATGAGTAAAGACAAGAACCAGCAGGATGGTGCTAAAGAAGAGGATAAGGATAAAATGAGAACCACAAGTGCTCAGAGCTTTGACAACTGCCCCTTTTGCCTTTAGTCTAAGAACTGCTCTGAGGATGAAAGTATAGGAGAGGAAGATAAGGATGAGGTCAGAGCCCAAAAGAGTCCAGGCCATAGTCACCTGGAAGATTCTGTTAAGGGCAACACTATCACAGGAGAGTTTGGACACAGAGAGGTTGGCACAGATACAGTTCTCAATTATATTTTTTCCACAGTAGTGAAGCTGGGCAGAGAGGATGGGGATGGGTGAACTGAGAAACATATTCCGGATCAAGATAAAGACAACAGACTTCACTACACTGTTATTCCCAAGGTTCTAGCCATCTTATGGTTTGACCTCAGGCCCATCAGCTTCTCTGCTTGCTTCCTCCAAATGTATATCATGAATTGCTTCCTAGCCATGGAGTCCTGCACATTCACAGTCATGGCCTTTGATCGCTATATAGCCATCTGCCACCCACTGAGATACCAATCCATCATCACTGACCAATTTGTAGTCAAAGCTGCCTTGTTTATTTTGGCCAGGAATATTTTTATATCTCTGCCCATCCCCATTTTCTCA is a window encoding:
- the LOC141425667 gene encoding olfactory receptor 56A3-like; protein product: MVKDIEQDWYIRRDRPLGHMCKDKDKKDGAKEEDKDEVGATGAQSFSHSTLCLKSQHSSQYEGVGDEDENKVRSQQSPASSKLVKAIDSDIIARKPGDRHIGTDAILNDISPTNLGNNSVVKSVVFILIRNMFLSSPIPILSAQLHYCGKNIIENCICANLSVSKLSCDSVALNRIFQVTMAWTLLGSDLILIFLSYTFILRAVLRLKAKGAVVKALSTCGSHFILILFFSTILLVLVFTHVAKNKVSPDIPILLNVLHHVIPAALNPIVYGVRTQKIKQGILKLLKKCG